Proteins from a genomic interval of Euleptes europaea isolate rEulEur1 chromosome 18, rEulEur1.hap1, whole genome shotgun sequence:
- the SMARCD2 gene encoding SWI/SNF-related matrix-associated actin-dependent regulator of chromatin subfamily D member 2 yields MGPAAQFQRPGMLPGGRMPMAGMVLGCASGPLYGSASPMRPGMPQSMMDPFRKRLLAPQAQPPSVLTQRRGLKRRKMADKVLPQRIRELVPESQAYMDLLAFERKLDQTIARKRMEIQEAIKKPLTQKRKLRIYISNTFTPGKEDSEGGERIASWELRVEGKLLDDPSKQKRKFSSFFKSLVIELDKELYGPDNHLVEWHRMATTQETDGFQVKRPGDVNVKCTLLLMLDHQPPQYKLDPRLARLLGVHTQTRASIMQALWLYIKHNKLQDSHEKEYINCNRYFRQIFGCIRMRFSEIPMKLAGLLQHPDPIVINHVISVDPNDQKKTACYDIDVEVDDPLKAQMSNFLASTTNQQEIASLDVKIHETIESINQLKTQRDFMLSFSNSPQDFIQEWIRSQQRDLKIITDVVGNPEEERRAEFYQQPWMQEAVGRHIFAKVQQRRQELEQVLGVRLT; encoded by the exons CGCCCTGGGATGTTACCTGGTGGCCGGATGCCCATGGCAGGGATGGTGTTAGGGTGTGCCTCGGGACCTCTCTACGGATCAGCTTCTCCAATGAGACCTGGAATGCCGCAGTCCATGATGGATCCCTTCCGGAAGCGCCTGCTTGCTCCGCAGGCCCAGCCACCCTCGGTGCTAACCCAAAGGCGAGG GCTGAAACGGAGGAAGATGGCAGACAAGGTCCTACCACAGAGG ATTCGTGAGCTGGTCCCAGAGTCTCAGGCCTATATGGATTTGCTGGCCTTCGAACGGAAGCTGGACCAGACCATCGCCCGCAAAAGGATGGAGATCCAGGAGGCAATCAAGAAACCTTTGACG CAAAAGCGGAAGCTGCGAATTTATATCTCCAATACCTTTACTCCTGGCAAGGAGGATTCTGAAGGTGGGGAACGGATAGCCTCGTGGGAACTTCGCGTGGAGGGCAAACTTTTGGATGAC CCAAGTAAGCAGAAGAGAAAATTCTCCTCCTTTTTCAAAAGCCTGGTCATCGAGCTGGACAAAGAACTGTATGGGCCAGATAACCACCTGGTGGAG TGGCACCGGATGGCCACGACTCAAGAGACAGATGGCTTCCAGGTCAAGCGCCCAGGTGATGTCAATGTGAAATGCACTCTGCTGCTTATGCTGGACCACCAG CCCCCCCAATACAAGCTGGACCCCCGTCTGGCTCGCCTGCTGGGTGTCCACACCCAGACGCGCGCCAGCATCATGCAGGCCCTCTGGCTCTACATCAAACACAACAAGCTTCAGGACAGCCACGAAAAGGAGTACATCAACTGCAACCGCTACTTCCGCCAG ATCTTTGGCTGCATCCGCATGCGATTCTCTGAGATCCCCATGAAGCTGGCGGGGCTGCTGCAACACCCAGATCCCATCGTCATCAACCACGTCATCAG TGTGGATCCTAATGATCAGAAGAAAACTGCTTGCTATGACATTGACGTGGAAGTGGATGATCCCTTGAAAGCCCAGATGAGCAACTTCTTGGCCTCCACCACCAACCAGCAGGAAATCGCCTCCTTGGATGTCAAG ATCCATGAAACCATCGAGTCCATCAACCAGCTGAAGACGCAGCGAGATTTCATGCTGAGCTTCAGCAACAGCCCCCAGGATTTCATCCAGGAATGGATCAGATCTCAACAGAGGGACTTGAAG ATTATTACAGATGTAGTTGGGAACCCTGAAGAGGAGAGACGTGCTGAGTTCTACCAGCAACCCTGGATGCAGGAGGCTGTTGGGAGACACATCTTTGCCAAG GTTCAGCAGCGCAGGCAAGAACTGGAACAAGTGCTTGGCGTCCGCCTGACTTAG